The genomic window AGAATGCGGGCACGCTCCCAGAGAGGCTGTGACTTCGACACTCCCAGACTCTCGCGTCTGGGAGCGCTTTTTTCGTCTTATGCAGGTGCAACTCCTGAGTCCTACCCTGTTCCCCCTTCTCCTGACTACCCTTCTCAGCGCTACCTCTGCTGGAGCATCCGCCGTCACCCCACTGAGCCCAGCTCTCCCACTGCCCAGCACGGGCCCAACCTGCGTCTCAGCTCTGGCTGCCCCAACCATGAGCTCCCCCACGCCCCTGGCGCTCCCTACGGGGGTCACAGGCCACGTCAGCTTTTACGCTGCCGAGTACGATCCAAAGACCAGGCAACCGTTACGGGCGCTCACGTTGGGCAATCCCGAGGATCTACAGCCCCTCGCCAGCATCTTCAAGCCCTTGATCCTCCAGGGCGTACTCCAGGACGTGGACGCTGGGAAGCTGAGGCTGAACACCGTGTTCACGACCACCGCCGCTAACCGCAGCATCGAGGACTACCCCGCCGGCAACAACACGCTGCAGGTCCTCGCCAAACGCGCGATCTACCTCAGCGACAACACGGCCTCCGACATCCTCCAACTCGCTTACGGCCCAGAGCGCCTCGCCCGCGCGGTGCGCCAGAGCAGCCCGTGCACCTCGGTCCTCCTCACGACCAAAGCATGGTGGGGCGCCCAGGCTGGCCTGATCCCTTCCGTCATGACGACCAACACCGCCGCAGGTGCCCGCGTCTTCGGCGCCCAGCCGTTCGCACAGCGTCTGGTGACTGCCAAGAACCTGATCGCCGCCTCGCAGAAGCTGACCGGTCCCGATGTCGAGCGGAAACTGGACGTGTATTTCAACGGCCCGACCTACACAGCTGATATGGAGGTGAACCTTCAGAACACCAGTACAGCGCGCGCCTACACCGACCTGATGGCCCAGACCCTCTCGGGTGCAGCCCTGAAGCCCACGACCCGGAAAGTCTTCCGCGACATCCTGGCGACCGGATGCTGCCGCCCCAAAGCACCAAAACTGAACGCGACCTACTGGGCCGCGAAGGCCGGCAGCGGCTGGGGCATCCTGACACTCACCGGCTACGTCGAGACCCCGGACGGCCGCAACTTCGCGTACACCTACCTCAATGACAGCAGCGTCACCACCGACGCAGAAGAGATGGAAAAGCAGATCCGCCCCGTTGTCCTCTGGATTGAGCAGAACATCCTGGCACTCAGGACCCCGCGGTGAGTCCGCTGCGGCGTACCCGGCTCCTTGAACAGGTGACGGCCGCCTCCGGTCATGTGCTGCTGTGCGCGCCCAGTGGGTATGGCAAGACCGGCCTTCAGGAGCAGCTGGCCGCCTCCCTTCCGGGTGCCGTCTTGATCACTGCGGCGCCGACAGATACAGTCGCCACCCTCCTCGAGCGAGCCGGCGGCCCCCAATCGGAGCGCCGCGTCTGCCTGATCGACGACGCCTACCGGCTGCCCCCTGAAGAAGTAGTGGCGCTGCTCAAGGTCCCCCCAACGCTCTGCCAAATGATCCTGGCCGTTCGGCACTTCCATTACGCCCGCGTCCAGATGCTGCGGCAAAAGCGTCAACTCCTGGTGCTGGATGCCACTGATCTGGCATTTTCCAACGATGAGTTGGCCGCGCTGGAGGACTCCGCGGACCTCGCCCAGGAGCTCCAGGAACAGACCCTCGGTTGGCCAGCGCTCGTCGAAATTCACCGGAGCCCGTATGGGGACCTGTCGGGGTATCTCGACGACTTGCTCGAGGAGGTAGACCCTCATGCGCGCGAACTGCTGACCGACGTCGCGACTCAGGACCGCTGGGAGACATTCCTCGCGGTCATGCAGCATGAGGGCCAATTGCAAAGCCTTCTGAACTGCGGTTTCCCTATCATCCCCGTCCATGGACAACTCCGGCTCCACCCCGCGATGCGCCGGCACCTGCAGGAGCGTGTGGGAGTAGGCATCGACCCGGTAGACCAGCAGAACACCGAACTCAAAGATCTCCTCGACCTGACGGAACGGCTCATGCCCGATGAGATGGTCATGCTGATCCGAAGTTTCTTCACCCGATATGGGGAGGACGACAGCGACTTACAGCAGAAGGTGGAGTTGCTGTCCAGCGTGCCTCTCCTCAGCCTGCCAGCGTTCTTGCGCGATATGTACGCCAACTACCTCATCACCGCCAATAAGCCCAGGGAAGCCAAGTACATCTTGCTCAAACAGCAGGAATCAGGAACCGACGCCTCCCGCACCTACATCCTCTTAGGACTTCTCGCCTCCAGAAAAAATAACCTCGACACCTGGGCCCAGGCGTTGGAAATGGCCCATGAACGGGCGAAGACAGACGAGGATTACTCGCGGTACTACGGCCACCTGTCGAATTACCACATGCGCTGCAACCGCTATGACGAGGCGGAGCGGGCCGCTGAAAAAAACCTCGAATATGCCCTGCGCTCGCGAAACCTCAGTCAACACTTTGCCGCCCTGAGCAACACCGGCTATGCCCGGCAGATGAAGGGCAATATCTTGGGGGCCAAGGACGCACTCCTCGATGCTTTGAACCTGGCCGAGCGCGAGGGCGACCGGTATCTCCCACAACTCAACTACCTGATCTTTCAGCTGAGTGAGGTGCTCAAAGACACGGGCGCCTTCGATGACGCTCTAGACATCATCGATCGGGGACTCCGTAACCAGCCGGCCAGCCTGGCCTCTATGCCCTACCTCTACAACACGCGTGGGCTGATCTACCTGGAATTCGGGAGATTGGAAGACGCCTTGATCAACTTTGAGGCGTCTATCGGCGGATTTCACGCCAGAAGTAACGTCGTAGGGCTGCTGATGCCGCATACCTTTGCCGCCTACACGCTCTACCGCCTGGGCTGGTTCGACCGCATCGCCGAGCACAAGCAAGCCCTGCATGATGTCATTAGCCAAATCACATCACCCAGGAAAAACTACACCGAGCATCTCGCCTATTTGCCCCTAGTCGAAGGACTGGCCCTCCTCGTCAAGGGCGATGAAACCGGCGCGGTAGGCGTGCTGGAGTCCATTGATCTGGAAGGGCGGTTGACCTATGACAGCGTCCTGCTCGCCACCCTACTCGCAAGCAAGATTCGTGTGGCCCAGGGCTGCTATGCCCAGGAGCACGCTCAGCGTCTGATTGAGATCCTCGACGCCCGGGGAAGTGCGACCGATGTGACCGCGAGAATGTACCGGGGGGAGTTTGAGGACGTCTATCAGGCCTGCATCAAGCTGAAGATGGACCCGAAGCGCTTCCAACGGATTCTGGACATCCCAGAGCCAGAACTGGCTGCTCGACCGGCGTACCCGATCCATTTGATTACCCTGAACCGGATCAGCCTGATTGCCGCAGGGCGAGAGTACAACGTCAATCCAGCCTATGCGGCGTACGCGCTGGCCTATCTGCACCTCAAACGAGATTGGAAAACGTCTGCCAGCATGGGAGAGGACCTCTACACCCATACGTCCATCCCCCGAAAAAACGCACAGAAATCCATGTCGCTCCTGCGGGGGTTGCTCCGGCAGCTTGACCCGGAAGTCGAAAAGACGCTCCTCTCCCCGACCAATGATCCCCGAGGGTACCGGGTCGAGTCCAGTGATCAGGTCCACCTGCATGCGGATGTAGACGTCTATCTGGGCTCAAAGTACAGCCCCCAGAATCCCGATGCATTCGAACTTGAGAACCTGCTTGCACGGGTCGGGGTGTTCCTCCCTGGGTTGCCGGACAGCACGTTCACCCAGGACATCAACAGTCGACTTGAGGATAAGACGGTGAAGGTGGCCTTGCACCTGGCCAGTCAGTATCAGCATCAAGGTGACATCAGAGGTGCAGCCCGCGCGCTGTTGACCGGACTGCGCTTCGTCTCCTCGTTAGAACTGGGGACTGCGCTGAATCAGATCCTGCCGGAGTTGAAGGTGACTGCCCATTCACCTGTGCGGAGCATCTTGCGTCTTGTGCAGGAAGATGGCAACCAAAATCTGGGAGATATCATCACGGATGCGCTGGCCGCTATTTGAAAAACTGCGTCCAGGAGCTTGGATTTCTCATGCAATCGCCCTGCGCTAGAGTGAACGTGCTCAGGGAAGTCACCGTGCAACCTTGCAGCCCCCGAGGGTGTCGCGCATCTGTGGACGAAGCGGAAACCTGTTTTTGCCCCCTACGATTTGGTGCAAAGTCAACCAGGTTCTTAGCCGTTTAAGCCTCACGATCTAGACAACTTGACCTCGGCCACTTGAGCAGGCCGGCTGAGAACGGGTGCGATTTTCCCCACAACACTGTCTCGACGGCGGATCAGATTGCCCCGAACTGTCCCCCTATCAAGCGTCAACTGCTCCGCACGCCACGGAACGTCTGCCGGAATCTCGGCAGATCTTTTTTGGGCTGTTTGGGCCGTGCAACCAGAACCGACCTCACGCTGTACCTATGCCAAGAGGACACCCATGACCGCACGCACCGCCAAGTCCCCCAAGCCCACCCGCAATCCCTTTACCAATTCGCAGGTCCTGATCCTCGGCGAAGGGGAAGCCACGCTCGTCAGTTCGAAGGGGAACGTCAGAACCAGTCAGGGTCCAGATCTCAAGACCCTCCCCGCCAAGCTCAGTGGCCCAGTCGCGGTCATCGACCTCACCAAACGCACTGAACTGGCCTACGCCAACATGGCCGAGTACACCCCGACTGAGGTGCTGGGTGGGCTCATGCTCGACGCCTCCGCCTACACCAAAAAAGACAACAGAGAGCTCTATCTCAACGCGGCCCCCACGATCAGTGATCAGGACCAAACCGCCGCGCTGCTCGGCTACATTGCCCGCTCCAACTACGCCGCCCTGAGCCAGGACATCCAACGGACTGGCCTTCACATGACCGTCCTCATCCCCGCCCTCGCCGTAGCGGCCCAGGCCTTACTGCCCGACGGCCTCGGGACCCTCCTGGTCGAGGTCCACACGGACGAGTACACCGTCTTACTCCTCGAGAACGGCAAAATCCTGGGACGCTTCCGGGAGTTCTACCGGAGTGATACGCCAGCGCAGGACATCCTCAAGAGTCTCGATTCCCTCGCCAAATCCGATGCGCTTCAGGAAGTCAAGCGGGTCGCGCTGATGGGCGATGCCACCCTAATCCAGAACGTCCTGACCGCCCTACAAGATGTGGCAGAGATCGAGTTCGTCACCTTTTCCCCCTCGGGACTCGCTCAACTGCTCCACCAGCATGGCACTCTCTTCGCCATCCGCGGGAGAACCGAAGGCCAGGCGAAGCAAGTTTCCTGGTGGCCTCTTGTCGCTGGCGTTGCCCTCGGCCTCCTGCCCTACGGCGTCCTGAGTGCCCTCAACGCGGGCACCAGCCGCCAGATCCAGCAGACCCGCGATCAGATCACCGCCATCCAACCTCAGCTGGCCGAAGGCCGGGCCCTCGAAGCAGAGATTGCCCGAGTCCAGGATGTCAAGACCAAAGCCGCCGCGATCACGGAGA from Deinococcus sp. Leaf326 includes these protein-coding regions:
- a CDS encoding serine hydrolase, with the protein product MSSPTPLALPTGVTGHVSFYAAEYDPKTRQPLRALTLGNPEDLQPLASIFKPLILQGVLQDVDAGKLRLNTVFTTTAANRSIEDYPAGNNTLQVLAKRAIYLSDNTASDILQLAYGPERLARAVRQSSPCTSVLLTTKAWWGAQAGLIPSVMTTNTAAGARVFGAQPFAQRLVTAKNLIAASQKLTGPDVERKLDVYFNGPTYTADMEVNLQNTSTARAYTDLMAQTLSGAALKPTTRKVFRDILATGCCRPKAPKLNATYWAAKAGSGWGILTLTGYVETPDGRNFAYTYLNDSSVTTDAEEMEKQIRPVVLWIEQNILALRTPR